Within Staphylococcus sp. NRL 16/872, the genomic segment ACCCTCAAAGAGTGTTACCGTAGTCACGTGCATCTCTCCAAAGATAGGTAAAGGAATATGTGCTTCACTTTGGTGTAAGAAAGACTTGCCAAAGAATATAGGAACAATTGCCGTTAATAATGAAATGAAGGAGCCAATAATCATTAATTTCTTAAAATCAATTGGTAAGCTTTCTAATACCTCATTCACATCGAAAGCGAGGAACATTAAAATGAAAGCCGAACTAAATATAAGCCCTCCGATGAAGCCACCACCTGGATTATTATGTCCCGCAAAAAACACATAAAATCCAAAGGTGAGTAAGATAAAAACAACAATTTTAGTGACTGTTCTTAAAACTATATCATTTTCTCTCATCTTGGCCCCTCCAATCTTTATAATTTAATAGTGTGTAAATACCTAAACCAACTATAATTAATACAAGACCTTCAAACATTGTATCTAATGCTCTAAAGTCTCCTAGTATAGCATTAACAATATTTTTACCACCTGTTAATTTATAAGCATTCATATAGTATTTAGAAATGGTTTCAAGTCCATCGCCTTGTTGTGCTATAAAGATTAATGTCACAACAGCGCCTGCCATAATAAATGACACGATTATTTTTACACTTTCTATTTTTATATTACTTGTTCTACGTGAAATATTGGGTAAACGTGAAAAGCTAACAATAAAGAGAATCGTCGTAATCGTCTCAACTACTAATTGTGTTAATGCTAAGTCTGGCGCACGCATCACTAAAAAGAATAACGCTACAGAATATCCAATAATTCCGTTTAAAATTACCATCGTTAAACGTTGTCGAATAAATACTAATGCAGCACCTACAATACTCACCATAATTGCTAAAATAACCTCTAAAGGACCAAAATCAGTAACATGAACTTGATGTAATTTCGGGAAACCAACCTGCATGATGCCATAAGCTACTAACATCGCAAAAATTAAGAGGGTAATAATATTGTAATGGTTCAATCGGTTATTCATTAAACGGCGAATACTTTCACCAGAGTAATTCTCAAATTCTCGATAAACTTTGCGATATGAATTAGTAATTGAAGCATATTTAACAACACGATGTGTTAAAGATTTCCAATCAACTTTTAATGCTAAAACTAGTCCTACCACGATAACAATAATGCTAAATATTAATGGTAAGTTAACACCGTGCCATTGTGAAACATGAGGTGCCAATGCATCTACGTTAGAACCTAGGTGCGTAACATTACGCAAAGCAGGTAACACAATGTGTTGTGTAAAGAAATTAGGTACAACGAAGATGATCGGTAACATAATCATTAAAATAATAGCTGGCAAGCTAAATAGCCATGGTTCATGAATATGTTTTTTTGGCACTTCTCTTTCATCAAAGTCGCCCCAATAAGTTTCTTTTAACATGTAAGTTGCATAAACGAATGTAAAAATGCTAGCGATTACGCCTAATGCCACTACTAAAATTGTTAATGGCAAACCAAATTGTTCTAATTTTATAGTTTTTACTAATGAGTCAAAGAACATTTCTTTACTTAAGAAACCATTTAAAAATGGTACACCTGCCATTGATAATGCAGCCAAAGTCATAGCTAAATTCATTTTAGGGAAATATTTGCGCATGCCACTTAAACGACGAATATCTCGCGTACCTGATTCGTGATCAATAATACCGACGCCCATAAACAAAGCACATTTAAATAAAGCATGATTCATTAAATGGAATAATCCCGCAAATAAAATGAGCGTGTATATTTCTGCCATAGGGCCAGTAGGATGTTGAGCAATACCGCCTCCTAAACCAACCATTGACATAATCATGCCGAGTTGACTTATTGTAGAGTACGCTAATATTCCTTTTAAATCATATTGTCTTAATGCTGTAATTGAGCCAAACATCATTGTTATAAGTCCAACAAACGTTACTGCATAAATGTAACCATTACTTAATCCTAATATTGGAGTAAATCTGAATAGCAAGAAGATACCTGCTTTAACCATTGTAGCTGAGTGCAAATACGCACTTACAGGTGTCGGCGCAGCCATTGCTTTCGGTAACCATATGTGGAATGGAAATTGCGCTGATTTTGTAAAAGCACCTATAAGCAACATTATCATCATCGGAATAAATAATGTATGCTCACTTATTTCATGTCTTTGTGCTAATAATTCTGAAATCGTATTAGTGCCAGTAATGATATACAGCATGATAAAGCCGGTTAATAAGGCTAAACCACCTAATACAGTAATTATAAATGACTGTATTGCACCGAGTTGACTGTTAGGATTACTATACCAATATGAAATTAATAAGAATGACGATACACTTGTAAGTTCCCAAAAGACATACATTAAAATAGTGTTGTTAGAAATCACAATACCTAACATACTAAACATGAATAAAAGTAAATAAAGGAAAAAACGTGGTAAATTATTACTGCTATTTGCCATATACTGTGTAGCATAGAAAAATACAGCAACACCAATAATAGAAATAATTAATCCAAACATGAGTCCAAGTCCGTCTAATCTTAAATCAAAATTGACATCAATCACAGACATCCATGGAATTCTAAATGTAATCAATTTTTGATGCATCACATTAGGAATTTGAGAAAGAAAATAAGCAGAAGCGACAATTGGTGCAAGTAGTGATATGTAACCTGAATAGCGTCTAAGAGGCTTAATAAATAATGTTACTAAGACTAACCCCATTACTAAGATGAGACTTCCTAGTAAATAGACTAAGCTCATCAAATACCTCCTTTGTTAAAAATGTTATAAGTTTAAAGCAATAATCGTATGATGCTCCTCTTTAGATGGGAGACCAATAAATTTTACTGTTTCTTGTGTCGTTTGATGACCTAAATATTTTTGTATAATTGCAATAGAAATACCCGATTTATAAGCGTGATAAGCAAACGTTTTTCTCAATGTAGTTAATCCAATATGTATCAGATCTAACTCTTCAGCAGCTTGATGAATTATACGATAAGCTTGTTGTCTTGATAACTCGCGATGCGTGCGCAATGATTGAAATAAGAGTTGATCACAAGTAAGATGTTTCTTTTCAATATATGTTTTCAATTCTATGCGCAAATCCTCTGGTAACATAATCTTAATCGAAGGTTCATATTGCTGAATCCATGACGAAACTACAACTTCCTCATCCTGCTTTAAAACTTCTTCTACTTTAAGATTTAATAAATCTATTAATCGAATACCCGTATGTATAGCTAATTTAAATAGTAGATAATCTCGTTCTGATTTTGCTTTTAAAATTTGATACATTCTTTTAATATCTTCTTTATTTCTAATAGGTTCAACTTGATTCATTTGGTCACCTCTAATCATTTAAGTTTCTTATTTAATGATAAATGATATTTTAGTAACATTAAACCTTTTTGCTTAATTTTTTTATTTTAGGGTGTCTCTTTTTCCAAAATTATTCGATATATAAAGTGAAAGGAGGTGAAACACTCATGAATGAAGTATCTCAATTAACAGTTGTTTGTACGCATATTTATCATGACGAAAATGGTAAAGCCAAAGAAACAAAACGTCGCTTTACAAATTTAAACACTAGCGCTACTGAAACAGATATTAAAGCATTCGCTGATATCATTTCTAATTTAATCGGAGAATCATTTGATAAGGTCGAAGTAGTCAAAACACAGGTTGTAGCTTAAATAAAGTATGTTTATATTTGCTAAAACTTATGTTTAAAAATCAATTATTTAATAAGGAGGTATGTAGCATGTCTAAAACATTAGAGCTTGTATTTAAAACCAATTTAAACAAATCTGCTAAATTACAATTCCCCAATATTAGTGCTACTTCTGTTACTGAGGTTAGTGCTCAAAACGCCATGGAAAATATCCTAAAATTAAATATTTTAAAACCTACCACTGGCACACCTATCAAACCCGCTTCTGCTCAAATCGTAGACAAAACAACAACTGTTATTTTTGAAACAAAATAATTAAGTTGCATTTCCGAAATTCAAAACACCTAACTAGACAGCTCAAGGTCGTTTTTAACTTTTAAAATCGGCCTTGGGCTATTTGATTTGTTGCTATTATGTGGGGTCAGGGCTTCCTAAATACTTCTACTACTTTTGATAATTTAACAGCAAATAAGTATAATAATAATGTTTCAAAAAATAGAAAGTTGAGGGAGCAAACATGATATTTTTATTTATTCTCGGTATCGTGGCAGGAATGATGGTCCCTATTCAAACTTCCATTAATTCCCGTTTAGGTAGATATACTGAATCATCATTTTATGCTTCTACCATTTCATTTTTCGTCGGTACTATATTTTTATTCATCTTAAACATAATATTTAATACCCAAATGTTTACGTCTTCATTCTACGCTGGTCATTCTTTTAACTATCATTGGTGGGTAGGTGGCCTATTAGGTGTATGTTTCTTAACGGGTAATTTATTATTGTTACCTCGTTTAGGTGCTGCTTTGACTGTTGTGATGACGGTAGCTGGTCAAATTATCATGGGTGTCGTCATTGATACATTCGGCTTATTAGGTGCAAGTCATCATGCGTTCACATTCTTTAAAGGTGTAGGCATCGTTATTTTATTTTTTGGTATCTTGTTGATGAACTACATACCTAAAAGTAAATTAGAAGATAAAGTAAATCCTACATTTTATTTATGGCTCATAGCTGGATTTGTGTTTGGATTTGCTCCTCCCCTGCAAACTACAATTAATAGTGGGCTTTCTCAACAAATGGGCTCTTCTTTATTTGCATCACTGGTTTCATTTTCAGTGGGAACTATAGCATTATTCATTCTTACGTTAATCTTTAACCGTAGCTTGAAAATTAAGACTATCCAACCCAACATCGGTAAAATCAAACCTGTTTACTTTATCGGTGGTATCTTAGGTGTAGTATTTGTTACTTCAAATATTATATTAATGCCATTTCTAGGCGCTGCTTTAACAACTATTGTAGCAATGCTTGGACAAATGTTAATGGGCGTGATTATTGATCATTTCGGCTTAGGTGTACCGAAGAATCGTATTACGTTACGCAAATTCATTGGCTTAATTGCCATTGCTATCGGTATTATTTTGTTACGTCTTTTTTAATTTTTAAGCAAAAATTTAATATTTACTATATATAAAGTCTTCTTAATGAATAATTGAGAAGACTTTTTTATTTACTATCATTTAGTAGCTATACTCAGAGTTTTCATGATGTATAATTGAAACACAACAACTTAATAGAGGTGACTTATTTGAAAAAATTTTTTACTCCCCTATCTATTCTCTCCACTATCCTTTTCCTTCTTATCGCCAGCTTTGGGTACTATATTTATACAAAAGTTCCTAAACAACTAAATCTTTCTAAATTAGAAACAATAAAAGCTAAACCACAAACTACACTTACTTTTATCGGCATTCAACAAGCTGAACAAACCTATACGTTATATTTCACTCCTAAACTAGGTACCATTTCTGATATTTTAGTGAAAAATGAAGCAACCATTACTCCACACATGCCCTTACTCGAATACTATAATTCTAACATTGAAAAACGAATTACAGCTAAAAAGAAAACATTATCCTTCATACAACAACATCAAACAGACACTAAAACTCCTCCTTTACTCCAATATGAATTAAACCAACAAATTCAAGAATTACAGAGTCGTCTTCGTACACAAATATTTTCTCCTATCAAAGGCAAAGTAACGCTACTCGATGCATTTCCTTCTAAATCTTCAACAAAGGTTATGGTCATTAATAGCGACAGACGTGTGATACGTGCTATGGTTAGCGAATCTGAACTCAAACATTTAAAAATCAAACAAAATGTAAATGTAACCTCCAATCATTCTAAATTGTTTACAGGAAAAATTCTTTACATTTCCCCCGTTCCTTCTAAAATTGCCAAGAAAACCTCATTCTATCGTGTGGACAT encodes:
- the mnhB2 gene encoding Na+/H+ antiporter Mnh2 subunit B encodes the protein MRENDIVLRTVTKIVVFILLTFGFYVFFAGHNNPGGGFIGGLIFSSAFILMFLAFDVNEVLESLPIDFKKLMIIGSFISLLTAIVPIFFGKSFLHQSEAHIPLPIFGEMHVTTVTLFEGGILLTVVGVIVTVMLSLSGGNS
- a CDS encoding DUF4040 family protein gives rise to the protein MSLVYLLGSLILVMGLVLVTLFIKPLRRYSGYISLLAPIVASAYFLSQIPNVMHQKLITFRIPWMSVIDVNFDLRLDGLGLMFGLIISIIGVAVFFYATQYMANSSNNLPRFFLYLLLFMFSMLGIVISNNTILMYVFWELTSVSSFLLISYWYSNPNSQLGAIQSFIITVLGGLALLTGFIMLYIITGTNTISELLAQRHEISEHTLFIPMMIMLLIGAFTKSAQFPFHIWLPKAMAAPTPVSAYLHSATMVKAGIFLLFRFTPILGLSNGYIYAVTFVGLITMMFGSITALRQYDLKGILAYSTISQLGMIMSMVGLGGGIAQHPTGPMAEIYTLILFAGLFHLMNHALFKCALFMGVGIIDHESGTRDIRRLSGMRKYFPKMNLAMTLAALSMAGVPFLNGFLSKEMFFDSLVKTIKLEQFGLPLTILVVALGVIASIFTFVYATYMLKETYWGDFDEREVPKKHIHEPWLFSLPAIILMIMLPIIFVVPNFFTQHIVLPALRNVTHLGSNVDALAPHVSQWHGVNLPLIFSIIVIVVGLVLALKVDWKSLTHRVVKYASITNSYRKVYREFENYSGESIRRLMNNRLNHYNIITLLIFAMLVAYGIMQVGFPKLHQVHVTDFGPLEVILAIMVSIVGAALVFIRQRLTMVILNGIIGYSVALFFLVMRAPDLALTQLVVETITTILFIVSFSRLPNISRRTSNIKIESVKIIVSFIMAGAVVTLIFIAQQGDGLETISKYYMNAYKLTGGKNIVNAILGDFRALDTMFEGLVLIIVGLGIYTLLNYKDWRGQDERK
- a CDS encoding tyrosine-type recombinase/integrase, yielding MNQVEPIRNKEDIKRMYQILKAKSERDYLLFKLAIHTGIRLIDLLNLKVEEVLKQDEEVVVSSWIQQYEPSIKIMLPEDLRIELKTYIEKKHLTCDQLLFQSLRTHRELSRQQAYRIIHQAAEELDLIHIGLTTLRKTFAYHAYKSGISIAIIQKYLGHQTTQETVKFIGLPSKEEHHTIIALNL
- a CDS encoding DUF2922 domain-containing protein; translated protein: MSKTLELVFKTNLNKSAKLQFPNISATSVTEVSAQNAMENILKLNILKPTTGTPIKPASAQIVDKTTTVIFETK
- a CDS encoding DMT family transporter, whose product is MIFLFILGIVAGMMVPIQTSINSRLGRYTESSFYASTISFFVGTIFLFILNIIFNTQMFTSSFYAGHSFNYHWWVGGLLGVCFLTGNLLLLPRLGAALTVVMTVAGQIIMGVVIDTFGLLGASHHAFTFFKGVGIVILFFGILLMNYIPKSKLEDKVNPTFYLWLIAGFVFGFAPPLQTTINSGLSQQMGSSLFASLVSFSVGTIALFILTLIFNRSLKIKTIQPNIGKIKPVYFIGGILGVVFVTSNIILMPFLGAALTTIVAMLGQMLMGVIIDHFGLGVPKNRITLRKFIGLIAIAIGIILLRLF
- a CDS encoding HlyD family efflux transporter periplasmic adaptor subunit — encoded protein: MTYLKKFFTPLSILSTILFLLIASFGYYIYTKVPKQLNLSKLETIKAKPQTTLTFIGIQQAEQTYTLYFTPKLGTISDILVKNEATITPHMPLLEYYNSNIEKRITAKKKTLSFIQQHQTDTKTPPLLQYELNQQIQELQSRLRTQIFSPIKGKVTLLDAFPSKSSTKVMVINSDRRVIRAMVSESELKHLKIKQNVNVTSNHSKLFTGKILYISPVPSKIAKKTSFYRVDITSDDQFPLGRHFDIDLGSGYFELPKSVIYNDHFILLIQNNKIIKRSVKYIKSQKNGYIMISDGINIGDKIIVHPTSSLLHNDK